The following are encoded in a window of Corynebacterium marinum DSM 44953 genomic DNA:
- a CDS encoding enoyl-CoA hydratase produces the protein MTADYENILIGHEGRVLTITLNRPKALNALNDATMREVVDAVTSHDADPEVGCIVITGSAKAFAAGADIKEMAQMSGTEMYTADKFAGWEGLTRARTPIIAAVSGYALGGGCELALMCDFILAADTAKFGQPEVNLGVLPGMGGSQRLTRAVGKAKAMEMCLTGRMMGAEEAERAGLVARVVPADELLAEAAAVAAGIAGKSKVATTLVKEAVNAVDESTLSQGVLFERRLFHAAFSSHDQKEGMAAFMEKRDPHFRHA, from the coding sequence ATGACCGCGGACTACGAGAACATCCTCATCGGGCACGAAGGCAGGGTGCTCACCATCACCCTCAACCGCCCCAAGGCGCTCAACGCGCTGAACGACGCCACGATGCGCGAGGTGGTGGACGCCGTCACCTCGCACGACGCCGATCCGGAGGTCGGGTGCATCGTCATCACCGGCTCCGCGAAGGCCTTCGCGGCCGGGGCGGACATCAAGGAGATGGCGCAGATGTCCGGCACCGAGATGTACACCGCCGACAAGTTCGCCGGCTGGGAGGGCCTGACCCGGGCGCGCACCCCGATCATCGCGGCTGTCTCCGGTTACGCGCTGGGCGGGGGTTGCGAGCTGGCGCTGATGTGCGATTTCATCCTGGCCGCGGACACCGCGAAGTTCGGCCAGCCGGAGGTCAACCTCGGCGTGCTGCCCGGCATGGGTGGTTCGCAGCGGCTGACCCGGGCGGTCGGCAAAGCGAAGGCCATGGAGATGTGCCTGACGGGGCGGATGATGGGCGCGGAGGAGGCCGAGCGCGCGGGCCTGGTCGCCCGCGTCGTTCCGGCCGACGAGCTGCTGGCGGAGGCCGCCGCGGTGGCCGCCGGCATCGCGGGCAAGTCGAAGGTGGCCACCACACTGGTCAAGGAGGCCGTCAACGCGGTGGACGAGTCGACCCTTTCTCAGGGTGTGCTCTTCGAACGGCGTCTTTTCCACGCCGCCTTCTCCTCGCACGACCAGAAGGAGGGCATGGCCGCCTTCATGGAGAAACGCGACCCGCACTTCCGGCACGCCTGA
- a CDS encoding Cj0069 family protein produces the protein MHKAIVVFEVEGGLDKSLDGHRRDTMPIVHAIRDAGWGAEVVFFRPEWAQELFTYVTANFDAYISRVNPGHVPGGEGDYLDLLTRLSAAGLVGMSTPAEMMAYGAKDALVKLNGTELVPADTAAYYAVEAFHHYFPVSLSYGERVLKQNRGSTGAGIWRVQIADKNLAAAVRPGTALPPDTMIKATEAVDNHTEIRELGDFMDFCDQYIVGDNGMLVDMRFMPRIVEGEIRILLVGPHPVFVVHKKPAEGGDNFSATLFSGAKYTYDKPEMWRELVDMFAQARPVIAQKLGGDGIPLIWTADFMLDTAPDGSDAYVLGEINCSCVGFTSELDMGIQELVAAEAIGRVMERFAVEIPA, from the coding sequence GTGCACAAGGCCATCGTCGTCTTCGAAGTAGAGGGCGGCCTCGACAAGTCTCTCGACGGACATCGCAGAGACACCATGCCGATCGTCCATGCGATCCGTGACGCCGGCTGGGGCGCGGAGGTCGTGTTCTTCCGCCCCGAATGGGCCCAGGAACTGTTCACCTATGTCACCGCCAACTTCGACGCCTACATCTCGCGCGTCAACCCGGGCCACGTGCCGGGCGGCGAGGGGGACTACCTCGACCTGCTCACCCGCCTGTCCGCGGCGGGCCTGGTCGGCATGTCCACCCCGGCCGAGATGATGGCCTACGGGGCGAAGGACGCGCTGGTCAAGCTCAACGGGACTGAACTGGTCCCGGCCGACACCGCCGCCTATTACGCGGTCGAGGCGTTCCACCACTACTTCCCCGTCTCCCTGTCCTACGGCGAGCGGGTGCTCAAGCAGAACCGGGGATCCACCGGGGCCGGCATCTGGCGGGTCCAGATCGCCGACAAAAATCTGGCCGCCGCCGTGCGGCCGGGCACGGCCCTTCCTCCGGACACGATGATCAAGGCCACTGAGGCGGTGGACAACCACACGGAGATCCGCGAACTCGGCGACTTCATGGACTTCTGCGACCAGTACATCGTCGGCGACAACGGCATGCTCGTGGACATGCGTTTCATGCCCCGCATCGTCGAGGGGGAGATCCGCATCCTCCTCGTCGGCCCGCACCCGGTGTTCGTGGTGCACAAGAAGCCGGCCGAGGGCGGCGACAACTTTTCCGCCACCTTGTTCTCCGGCGCGAAGTACACCTACGACAAGCCGGAGATGTGGCGGGAGCTCGTCGACATGTTCGCGCAGGCCCGTCCCGTCATCGCGCAGAAGCTCGGAGGGGACGGCATCCCGCTGATCTGGACCGCCGACTTCATGCTCGACACCGCCCCGGACGGCTCCGACGCCTATGTCCTGGGTGAGATCAACTGCTCCTGCGTCGGCTTCACCTCCGAGCTGGACATGGGCATCCAGGAGTTGGTGGCGGCCGAGGCCATCGGCCGGGTGATGGAGAGGTTCGCCGTGGAGATCCCTGCCTGA
- a CDS encoding DUF3151 domain-containing protein, with product MKLNDMLAPPPVHLPADPAADSDPAAATTAFAHPDSPLVWATRAESLLAAAPAGGDDAKLTAYAFARTGYHRSLDRLRANGWKGWGPVPYSHEPNRAVLRSIAALARAAQLIGEDAEYDRCRQMLSDADPESVARLLDGAN from the coding sequence ATGAAACTCAACGACATGCTCGCCCCGCCGCCGGTCCACCTCCCCGCCGACCCCGCCGCCGATTCCGACCCCGCCGCCGCTACCACCGCCTTCGCCCACCCCGACAGCCCCCTCGTATGGGCCACCCGCGCCGAGTCGCTTCTCGCCGCCGCCCCCGCCGGCGGCGACGACGCCAAGCTCACCGCCTACGCCTTCGCCCGCACCGGCTACCACCGTTCGCTCGACCGCCTGCGCGCCAACGGCTGGAAGGGCTGGGGCCCGGTCCCCTACTCCCACGAACCCAACCGGGCGGTCCTCCGCTCCATCGCGGCGCTCGCCCGCGCGGCACAGCTCATCGGCGAGGACGCGGAGTACGACCGCTGCCGCCAGATGCTCTCCGACGCAGACCCCGAGTCCGTCGCCCGCCTGCTGGACGGCGCGAACTAG